TCGTAATATTGTACTTATTTTAACTGCCGTTGTCGCCGTTTGCGTCTGCATCGATATCTTAAGGCGTATGTGCCGTGTTTTATGGGTTTTTGCAGCATAAGTTATGACACTGCTGCATGTGAACGTAGTACCAGGCTTCGCCAGCTGGTGTGGTGACATACATATTCTCATCCAGTATGTCCTTCAGTTCGCTGACAAAAATGTATTGTTAACTGAAACCAACTCACTCAAGCGTCTGATGCAGTCTGATATTGTATAGTTCGCGGAGATGGCTGGACGATCCTAAGTAGACGGCCCCCTGTGCCTGATTTTTGCCTTCTTTGTGCGTCTAACCTTTTTCGTAGTGATATTTATGTTTTTGGAATGCGTGATGCACTCTATTTGATCGATCAGTTGCTTAAGGGTTTGCTGGCAGTCGGTTtgcaaagtgatgaccttGCATTTGCACAGCGTGCAGTCCTGAGCCCGTTGCACCGTCACCCATTATCAGTTTACCTCTTGCTTCTGCATGGTGAAACCGTCTAGCACGGAATTGCCGTCTCCGCTGTAGAAATAGAAGTTTTTGGTGGCGTCCCGATTAACAGCAACATGCGCAATGACGGCGGCTATGATGGCGTTCGTTGTGTTAACGTTGATTGCGCCTCTCTGCTTTTAATAAAACCCGTTAGAAGTATTACTCACGTTCAGTATCTTGCGCACCATAGCCATGGTGACGGTTTCAATGCCATATGCATTCGCATATTTACGTGCTTCCTCGTATACACGGTCCACGATCTCTGCGTGGCGCATGCCCTGCACCGTAGAGATAGGTTTCGTGTTTGACGGCAGTTTTACCTCCGCACGTTCATTTGTAAAATCCTCAAACATGTGGCTAATGACATATCCTGTAGCAATGTGACAGTTAAGTGCACCATAATTAACTCACTAACGCAGTCCTCCGGTGACTTGGGCTCCTTCGGTATTGAGCAAGAGGGTTGATAAGCCTGTTGATAATTTGTGCACATCAGCATCGTATATGATGCCCTACTTCGTCACTGAATAGGGGTAGAGAGCACTCAAGGCAGGGCTGGTCGCGCCCGCTCACAACCCTCACATGGCCATAGAGCTCTTGTGATCCTCCATCTATGAGTATGGGCAGTGGATTTCCCACCCGTTGCGAATCGAAGTTCACATTGTTTCCGCGTTTCTGCCATATGACCATCGTGGCGAGGTTGATCCACCTCCTTGCTTCTACATTGTCTACGGCCGATATGATGACGTCGGACTTTGCGATCGTCGTCAGTGGCACATTTTGTATTGCCTGATTGATGCTACGATAAAGTTATTTCGTTTTAGATGAATTTGCTATACTACGCTGCGGATACGCATGACTCACTAGTTCGCCGTGATATGTTTGCTATGCTCCGTGATTCTCTGCGCAGCCACTTGCGCTTTGTACATACCGACATTGTTACGCCTGCTTAGACATTACATCTTAACAAATGTGCCGTATGCAGTATAAGTTCGCGTGAAGCGTACCTGTATAGGAACTGCCGCGTTAGATTATGTAACTCAACTGTGTCTGGATCGACAATGGTTATGTTCCGTACACCAAGGATTGCTAGATTCTTGATGATTTCACAACCTGCGAATTCCACATATCAACTGTTTTTACAACGGAGTAGTGCGGCGGATAATGCCTTCTGGGTCTTACGACTCGTTAGTATGCCTTACCTAACCCTCCCGCTCCTATTAGCATAACGTTTGAGATGGGCGCGTCTTCCATCACACCATCATTCCCTACTCTAATATGCTCCACATGAGCCTCTGTTTAGAGCGTCTGTCAAGTATTTCAACATAACTGCAGCCAGTTAGCCGATATGATCTCGCTTAGTGTGTCAGCATCGCCCATGATGTTAACACTTCGCTGAAAAGCCAACAAAATGGCCTAAAACCATTTCATCGAGAAGTGAGAATTGTTGTGTGAGTAATGCGTCATTGTGTGTTCAGATGCTAGCCCGTCAGAGCCTCAGGTACGCCGACCTCTTGAGACTGAAACCGCCGTGGCCCAGCAACCTGCGCGCAAGCAGCCAACTGGCGCCGGCACTTTCATTAACTGCAATTATTGTAACAGTGCGAATTGGCACGGTCTCTCCTACGAGTGCTTAACCGGATTACCAGCGCAAAGTAGCATTATTTGCATACACACCTCACCCGGCGACACTACACCGGCATAATAGACCGCTCTAAAGCGGCGCAGATCTGCATTCCTTTATGGGATGCAACTTTGAGTTAATCACAGCGTCAACATGCAGAGAATTTGACACCGGCGCAAGGTAGAATGCAAGGGATGAGCGTCATTAGAGGCATCCAAAGTGCCCAATTTGAAGACGGATTACTAGCTGAGCGCATCATTTAATGGAGTAAATTAGATATATTCTACAGTCTTCCGCTCATTTCCGCAATTTAGACAGCTGCACCAGACGCGCCGTTATGCTCCTAGTGCAAGATTCTACACATTTTTGCAACCAACTACTACAGCCAGCACACTAATGTAGGCGCCCTAAGCAGGCAAATTCAATAATTACGATCGTAATGTCCACATTCCAAGTGTAAAGCCGTAGTTCCCGGGTCGCTCCGCGGTTGTTTAAGGCACGGCATGGTGTGGGGTCTGTTGGTGATATCGCGGCAGCCGTGTTTTCACCCCATAACTGTTGATCGCATTGAACGGTACGGCGGCTACATGTGTTAAAAAACGCTGCTATATTCGGCATTTAAATTAAAATTTAATGCTATAAGAGCAGGAGCTTACTGCTAAACCGCCGTCCAAGTCCTTATTATAGTTTTCAGTGAACTTTGAGCTCTGTAAAAATGAAGGTATTCGTGCCCGCTGCCGTTCTCCTCTGCGCTGTGAAATCCGCAGCGGCATTCGACTTCGTCCGCGAGCACACTAGCTCTCCTCGCCACCCATCCCTCCGCGAGGCCAACTCAGCCGCTGCCACCGATGCTTCGTACGACATCAAGGACTACATCCCTAACATTGACACCCTCAAGGAGCACGCTAACACTGCCGTCAAGAACACTGAGGGCTTCCTTAACGGCGTCATGGACTACATGAAGAACGTCAGCAACCTCTTCTGGAGCTACGTGCCTGACCCCCAGCAGGTCTACGGATCCTCTTCCGAGGGCCACACCAACTCTGGCGTCGGTTTCCTCAACAGCCACTCCACCGTTGGTGACTCTTCCTCGTTTTTGAGCGCTGTGAACACTGAGAATTTTGACGCCGCCATCAACAAGGTTGCCAAGACCGGTGCTGAGTACGGTGAATGGGTGAAGGACAAGATTGCCGACTTGAAGACTGAGGTTGTGAACGACCCTACCGCCCAGAAGGTGATGTCTGCCGTGCGTGACGCCGCTGCGCCCCTGACTTCTGCCATCGAATCTGTTACTGAAACGAAGGCCTGAGGGCTGCAACTCATGAGAACTAATTCCTCCTACACGGGATTAAAAGTGTTTCCGCACttttaaggttttgaaGAGGTCGCTATTAGCGCTCCTATATCGACACACGTTTTGAGGCGTTGAAGTTCAGTGAATTCGCGTCGATATAACATTTTACTGAGAAGTACCTCTGGGTTTTTAAAACATAGCACATTTTGACCGTTATTCGTAAAAAGTGGCGAAAAGTGTAGCTGCACGCTGTTGTTGCACCTATTCTCTCGTGGCGTCACTGTGGGTTTCCGTGGTCGGTTACCGCATCGTTCGCCCCTGCGTACCTCGCAGTTTGAGTTATTACTGCGACCTTTGCGCTATGTTCGGCCTGATTATGCGCCAGCAGACATCACTTTCCCACGCAGAACGTTCTAAATATGGCGTCCAATACATGCTCGTTTGTCTGTTCTCCTAATATGTACCCGATTTGGGAGGTGGCCTCTCTTATATTTTCTGCCACAATTTCGAGATCGGACTGCGTGTTCGCCATGCTTTTCAGGGCGATTTTGATTTGTTGCAGCACGTTCCTTAGGTGTGACTTGTGCCTTGCGTCGGTTACAAATGGTTGCTTTTGTACGTGTGAAAGATCTTTCTCCAAATTTTGATGCACGAGTTGCAGCATGGCCTCTATACTCTGCGGCTCTCTGTTGGAGATAGAGGTGATTTGCGCTCTGGGGCCATATCTACTTTCCAGTGTCCTCATATACTGCGTCATTTGTGCAGTGGTAATCAAGTCAACCTTGGATACGCAGATGATAAGTTGAGAGTCATGAGGCACATTTTGCAGAGTAGTATCCAGCGCATACTGCGAATGTTCCACATTTGTGTGGTCAAATAA
This genomic stretch from Babesia bigemina genome assembly Bbig001, chromosome : III harbors:
- a CDS encoding ThiF family domain containing protein, putative — protein: MEDAPISNVMLIGAGGLGCEIIKNLAILGVRNITIVDPDTVELHNLTRQFLYRRNNVGMYKAQVAAQRITEHSKHITANYINQAIQNVPLTTIAKSDVIISAVDNVEARRWINLATMVIWQKRGNNVNFDSQRVGNPLPILIDGGSQELYGHVRVVSGRDQPCLECSLPLFSDEAYQPSCSIPKEPKSPEDCVRYVISHMFEDFTNERAEVKLPSNTKPISTVQGMRHAEIVDRVYEEARKYANAYGIETVTMAMVRKILNRGAINVNTTNAIIAAVIAHVAVNRDATKNFYFYSGDGNSVLDGFTMQKQEDCTLCKCKVITLQTDCQQTLKQLIDQIECITHSKNINITTKKGAVYLGSSSHLRELYNIRLHQTLDELKDILDENMYVTTPAGEAWYYVHMQQCHNLCCKNP